The Bacteroidota bacterium genome includes a region encoding these proteins:
- a CDS encoding YifB family Mg chelatase-like AAA ATPase has translation MQLVKTFGSAVHGVNAFTVTIEVNVTLGGANAEIKYFMVGLPDSAVRESWHRVETALKHNDYLMPRTRIVVNLSPADVKKEGTSYDLPIAIGVLASSEQIPIDKLSDYIIMGELSLDGTIKPIKGALPISIQARKEGYKGFILPKQNAREAAIVSDLKVYGVEHIDEVVKFLCDQIELDEVVVNTREEFFNQLGTSEIDFSDVKGQENIKRALEIAAAGGHNAILIGPPGAGKTMLAKRLPGILPPLSLYEALETTKIHSVAGKLPVNSSLMYIRPFRNPHHTVSDVALVGGGTNAQPGEISFAHNGVLFLDELPEFKRNVLEVLRQPMEERKVMISRARFSVEYPANFMLLAAMNPCPCGYYNHPDKECVCGPGVVQKYLNKISGPLLDRIDLHVEVTPVNIRELSGTSEGERSEMIRERVIAARKIQELRFSEGIIHSNAQMSSKQVKELCVITTAGQTLLNKAMDKLGLSARAYDRILKVSRTIADLSGSQDILVEHLAEAIQYRSLDRETWAA, from the coding sequence ATGCAACTTGTTAAAACCTTTGGCAGCGCCGTGCACGGTGTAAATGCCTTTACTGTCACCATAGAAGTTAATGTTACACTCGGTGGTGCTAATGCAGAAATCAAATATTTTATGGTAGGACTTCCCGACAGTGCGGTTCGTGAGAGCTGGCATCGTGTGGAAACAGCGCTTAAACACAACGATTATCTTATGCCGCGAACACGCATTGTGGTTAATTTGTCGCCGGCAGATGTAAAGAAGGAGGGAACGAGTTATGATCTTCCGATTGCGATAGGTGTACTTGCATCATCAGAACAAATTCCGATAGATAAATTATCGGATTATATTATTATGGGTGAATTATCGCTGGACGGTACGATTAAACCAATTAAGGGTGCATTACCTATTTCTATCCAAGCGAGAAAAGAAGGTTATAAAGGATTTATTCTTCCGAAACAAAATGCAAGAGAAGCTGCAATTGTCAGCGACCTGAAAGTATATGGAGTTGAACATATTGATGAGGTGGTAAAATTTTTGTGCGATCAAATTGAATTGGATGAAGTTGTTGTAAATACCAGAGAGGAGTTTTTTAATCAGTTGGGTACTAGTGAAATTGATTTCAGCGATGTTAAAGGACAGGAAAATATAAAACGTGCATTGGAAATTGCAGCTGCGGGCGGACATAATGCAATATTAATTGGTCCGCCGGGAGCTGGAAAAACAATGTTAGCAAAAAGACTTCCAGGAATCTTGCCTCCATTAAGTTTATATGAGGCGTTGGAGACAACTAAAATACATTCGGTTGCCGGAAAATTGCCGGTGAATTCTTCGCTGATGTATATTCGTCCGTTTCGAAATCCGCATCATACGGTGAGTGATGTTGCGTTGGTGGGAGGAGGAACAAATGCGCAGCCGGGTGAAATATCGTTTGCACATAACGGAGTTTTATTTTTGGATGAGCTTCCGGAATTTAAACGGAATGTACTCGAAGTTTTGCGCCAACCGATGGAAGAAAGAAAAGTGATGATATCTCGCGCAAGATTTTCGGTTGAATATCCGGCAAATTTTATGTTGTTGGCTGCTATGAATCCGTGCCCGTGCGGATATTATAATCACCCTGATAAGGAATGTGTATGTGGGCCGGGAGTGGTTCAAAAATATTTGAATAAAATTTCGGGCCCATTGCTCGACAGGATAGATCTGCATGTGGAGGTAACGCCGGTAAATATCAGAGAATTATCAGGAACGAGTGAAGGAGAAAGAAGTGAAATGATAAGGGAGCGTGTGATTGCTGCGAGAAAAATTCAGGAGCTACGGTTTTCGGAAGGTATAATTCACAGTAATGCGCAGATGAGTTCGAAACAGGTGAAAGAATTGTGTGTGATAACCACGGCGGGACAAACTTTGTTGAATAAGGCGATGGATAAACTGGGATTAAGTGCCAGGGCTTATGATAGAATATTAAAAGTAAGTCGCACTATTGCTGATCTTTCGGGTTCGCAGGATATCTTAGTGGAGCATTTGGCAGAGGCTATACAGTATAGGAGTTTGGATAGGGAGACCTGGGCGGCCTGA
- a CDS encoding SBBP repeat-containing protein: MKLKLTLCLLAAITLATQLQAQTFQWAKSGGNIDENFSPSSVIDKSGNTWSTVNYSGTYNLSGFEFTSAGSQDFIISRFNKNGNCVFAVNCGGAEADAALSVEIDQAGSALIIAGAFNGTFNILGQVLVANGSGDAFVASMAFDGTLNWVKQLGGLDYDVYEDVAVDRFGYIYVTGYVESDITFAGSTWLGDGWPAIIVSKYSPSGVEMWLRKGDGIDGSDWSMFGKIEVDNDQNVYYGGIFYGQLNLGAFTMLGGNPHMFFAKLNTSGVPVWAKDLGDSGGAFYWDMDIDRSGNIYVGGQFGYEMTFGGVTLNTPEVFGNNGFLARVNGTDGSFGWIKQVLCDGNSQIHGVKVIHKNLVVAVGEYQNSASYDDLLLYNDALPEYDGMLIKANTATGAGVQTFAFNADAYMTAQQVGFDKVGDIYITGGYKSTLTLEGTEPLTSLGGYDVLFLKISGLLPREENEETNELEVLSDISIHPNPAVESITISFQNSLTNKDYIKIIDILGNEVLVKDLEGIEETEINIDISSLAPGIYFATTREWSTRFLKVN, from the coding sequence ATGAAACTCAAACTTACATTATGTTTGCTCGCGGCAATTACGCTGGCAACTCAACTTCAGGCACAAACCTTTCAATGGGCTAAATCCGGTGGAAATATCGACGAAAATTTTTCCCCTTCATCCGTTATCGACAAGTCTGGAAATACATGGTCCACTGTAAATTATAGCGGCACTTATAATTTAAGCGGATTTGAATTTACATCCGCCGGTAGCCAGGATTTCATTATTTCGCGATTCAACAAAAATGGCAACTGTGTTTTTGCAGTTAACTGCGGAGGAGCTGAAGCCGACGCAGCACTTTCGGTTGAAATTGATCAGGCAGGTAGCGCTTTGATCATTGCAGGAGCATTTAATGGAACTTTCAATATTCTTGGACAAGTTTTGGTTGCAAACGGATCGGGAGATGCGTTTGTTGCCTCCATGGCCTTTGATGGCACACTTAATTGGGTAAAACAATTAGGTGGTCTTGATTACGATGTTTACGAAGATGTTGCAGTTGACCGCTTTGGTTATATTTATGTTACCGGCTATGTGGAAAGCGACATAACATTTGCCGGATCTACTTGGCTGGGCGACGGCTGGCCCGCAATTATTGTTTCCAAGTATAGTCCTTCAGGTGTTGAAATGTGGCTTCGCAAGGGAGATGGAATAGATGGTTCAGATTGGTCAATGTTTGGAAAAATTGAAGTGGACAATGATCAGAATGTATATTACGGCGGAATTTTTTACGGACAATTAAATTTAGGCGCCTTCACAATGTTAGGCGGAAACCCGCATATGTTTTTTGCGAAACTCAATACTTCCGGAGTACCTGTTTGGGCAAAAGATCTGGGTGATTCAGGTGGCGCATTTTATTGGGACATGGATATAGACCGCAGTGGAAATATTTATGTTGGCGGACAATTCGGATATGAAATGACATTTGGTGGTGTAACGCTAAATACTCCGGAAGTTTTTGGCAACAATGGATTCTTAGCTCGGGTAAATGGAACCGATGGATCTTTCGGATGGATAAAACAAGTTTTATGCGATGGAAATAGTCAAATTCACGGAGTAAAAGTTATTCATAAAAATCTTGTGGTTGCTGTAGGCGAATATCAAAATTCAGCTTCCTACGACGATCTGTTATTATATAATGATGCATTGCCTGAATACGATGGAATGCTGATTAAAGCCAACACTGCAACAGGTGCAGGAGTGCAAACATTTGCATTTAATGCCGATGCGTATATGACTGCCCAACAAGTAGGTTTCGACAAGGTAGGAGATATTTATATAACAGGAGGGTATAAATCTACACTTACTTTAGAGGGCACAGAACCGCTAACATCCTTAGGTGGTTATGATGTTTTATTCCTTAAAATCAGTGGTCTGTTGCCGCGCGAAGAAAATGAAGAAACAAATGAATTAGAAGTTTTATCTGATATCTCAATTCATCCGAATCCAGCGGTTGAATCCATTACAATTTCATTTCAAAATAGTTTAACAAATAAAGACTATATAAAAATAATCGACATACTTGGAAATGAAGTATTGGTGAAAGATCTGGAAGGAATAGAAGAAACTGAAATTAATATCGACATATCAAGTTTGGCACCCGGAATTTACTTTGCAACAACAAGAGAGTGGAGCACGCGTTTTTTGAAAGTGAATTAA
- the serC gene encoding 3-phosphoserine/phosphohydroxythreonine transaminase, producing the protein MKVHNFNAGPAILPESVLKQAAAAAIEFNGSGMSILEISHRSKDFQAVMDEAAALVKEIAGLTDEYKVLFLQGGASTQFGMVPMNLLDTNETAGYVNTGTWAKKAQKEAKLFGNVAELATSEPQGYTFIPKGYNIPNDLKYLHITSNNTIYGTQYHGYPTSPVPYIIDMSSDMFSRTMDYTQFDLIYAGAQKNIGPAGVTLVIVKESLLGKVNRQIPTMLDYRTHIKEGSMFNTPPVFAIYVTMLTLRWIKETGLATIEARNKAKAELLYAAIDSNPLFKGTVAPEDRSWMNVNFIMENREWEPEFLQFAKEHKCIGLAGHRSVGGMRASLYNALTIESVQYLVNLMDEFRALKGM; encoded by the coding sequence ATGAAAGTTCACAACTTTAATGCCGGTCCAGCCATCTTGCCTGAGTCCGTTTTGAAACAGGCAGCTGCCGCTGCCATTGAGTTTAATGGTTCCGGAATGTCTATTTTAGAAATCTCACACCGCAGTAAAGATTTTCAGGCCGTGATGGATGAAGCCGCTGCTTTGGTTAAAGAAATAGCAGGATTGACCGACGAATACAAAGTTTTATTCCTTCAGGGAGGTGCAAGCACACAATTCGGAATGGTTCCGATGAATCTTCTGGATACAAATGAAACTGCTGGCTATGTAAATACAGGAACCTGGGCTAAAAAAGCACAGAAAGAAGCTAAACTCTTCGGTAATGTTGCCGAACTCGCTACCTCTGAGCCTCAAGGCTATACTTTCATCCCAAAGGGTTACAACATACCCAATGACCTTAAATACCTTCACATCACCTCTAATAATACTATATATGGTACTCAATATCATGGTTATCCTACCAGTCCTGTACCTTATATAATAGATATGAGCAGCGATATGTTTTCCAGAACAATGGATTACACCCAATTTGACCTTATATATGCAGGTGCTCAGAAAAATATAGGACCCGCCGGCGTTACACTCGTAATAGTAAAAGAAAGCCTGCTGGGTAAAGTAAACCGCCAGATACCAACAATGTTGGATTACCGTACGCATATTAAAGAAGGATCCATGTTCAATACACCACCGGTATTTGCCATCTATGTTACCATGCTTACTCTACGTTGGATCAAAGAAACAGGTCTGGCAACTATTGAAGCGCGTAACAAAGCGAAGGCAGAGCTCTTGTATGCAGCAATTGACAGCAATCCTCTTTTTAAAGGAACCGTTGCACCGGAAGATCGCAGTTGGATGAATGTTAACTTCATAATGGAAAACCGCGAATGGGAACCGGAATTTTTACAATTTGCGAAAGAACACAAATGTATTGGTTTAGCCGGCCACAGAAGCGTTGGCGGAATGCGTGCTTCATTATATAATGCACTAACAATTGAAAGTGTTCAATATCTGGTTAACCTGATGGATGAATTCCGTGCTTTAAAAGGAATGTAA
- a CDS encoding 3-phosphoglycerate dehydrogenase yields the protein MSVILLATEKPFAKDAVDLIRKVIVDAGHEMKLLENYTERSQLQEACSNVDAIIVRSDIVDRELINAAPKLKIAVRAGAGYDNLDLTAASEKNIVCMNTPGQNANAVAECAFGMMIYMARKQFSGSSGSELRGKKLGIIGYGNIGRYMAQIGRGFGMEVFAYKRNMDRLALQIDGVTPANSFEDIFEHCEFISLHIPSTPETKGVIDYHLLKLLPKGGMLVNTARLDVVNEDDLLKLMEERNDITYVTDFVPKKESDFKEKFSKRVFYPAKKMGAQTEEANVNAGIAAAKQIIDFLDKGIDTFRVN from the coding sequence ATGAGTGTAATATTATTAGCAACAGAAAAACCATTCGCTAAAGATGCTGTAGATCTGATAAGAAAAGTGATCGTTGACGCCGGGCATGAAATGAAATTACTGGAAAATTATACCGAAAGATCACAATTACAGGAAGCATGTTCAAATGTAGATGCAATAATTGTTCGCAGTGATATTGTTGATCGCGAATTAATTAATGCTGCTCCAAAATTAAAAATTGCAGTTCGCGCAGGTGCGGGATACGATAATCTTGATCTTACCGCTGCAAGTGAAAAAAATATCGTTTGCATGAATACTCCGGGGCAAAATGCAAATGCAGTTGCAGAATGTGCTTTTGGTATGATGATATATATGGCTCGCAAACAATTCAGCGGTAGTTCCGGATCAGAACTTCGCGGAAAAAAATTAGGTATAATTGGTTATGGAAATATTGGCAGATATATGGCGCAAATTGGCCGTGGTTTTGGAATGGAAGTATTTGCATATAAAAGAAATATGGACAGGCTTGCTCTTCAAATTGATGGAGTAACCCCTGCAAATAGTTTTGAGGATATATTTGAACACTGCGAATTTATTTCTCTCCATATTCCATCTACTCCTGAAACAAAAGGTGTAATCGATTATCACTTACTTAAACTATTACCAAAAGGTGGAATGCTTGTAAATACAGCCCGACTTGATGTTGTAAATGAGGATGATCTTTTAAAATTGATGGAAGAAAGAAATGATATTACTTATGTAACCGATTTTGTTCCTAAAAAAGAAAGTGATTTTAAAGAGAAATTTTCTAAACGCGTTTTTTATCCGGCAAAAAAAATGGGTGCACAAACAGAGGAAGCAAATGTTAATGCCGGGATTGCTGCAGCAAAACAAATAATTGATTTTCTTGACAAAGGAATAGATACATTCCGGGTGAATTAA
- a CDS encoding T9SS type A sorting domain-containing protein, with amino-acid sequence MNKIYKNLTGSKLKAYSAMAAVLTAGTATMNAEVVYTDITDATIGIGEMFEIDLDGDGTIDFLIAASSLTGVNGTWSFATAFGSVTALGVGGPSNLVMGTEGAAYNYASVLDAGDNIGSDEDFVSSAVLGSNYYGYVFGHFPGAGEGAIGVQFEISGNLHYGWIRLESDLNTVFVTVFDFAYESVPEIAIESGATTGGGVGVTELPTGAVNIYSFGSTLNVINNANILDANITVFDMSGKMIINQMLNTGSTQVDMSAFTSGNYIVKIDAKDGVSTKEVYIN; translated from the coding sequence ATGAATAAGATTTACAAAAATTTAACTGGTTCAAAACTAAAGGCATATTCAGCAATGGCTGCTGTATTAACTGCCGGAACTGCCACAATGAATGCAGAGGTAGTTTATACAGACATTACAGATGCCACCATTGGTATTGGCGAAATGTTTGAAATTGATCTTGATGGCGATGGAACTATCGACTTCCTTATCGCAGCTTCCAGCTTGACAGGAGTTAATGGAACATGGTCATTCGCTACAGCTTTTGGCAGTGTAACAGCTTTAGGTGTTGGTGGTCCTTCTAACCTTGTTATGGGAACTGAGGGTGCTGCGTACAACTACGCAAGTGTATTAGATGCCGGTGATAATATCGGTTCAGATGAAGATTTCGTTAGTTCTGCGGTTCTTGGTTCCAATTATTATGGATATGTTTTTGGACATTTCCCAGGTGCGGGAGAAGGTGCAATAGGAGTGCAATTTGAAATAAGTGGCAATCTACATTACGGTTGGATCCGCCTTGAGAGCGATCTAAATACTGTATTTGTAACTGTTTTTGATTTCGCGTATGAAAGTGTTCCTGAAATCGCAATTGAATCAGGTGCTACTACTGGTGGTGGTGTTGGGGTAACAGAATTACCTACCGGAGCTGTAAATATCTATAGTTTTGGAAGTACTCTGAATGTGATCAACAATGCAAATATTCTTGATGCAAACATTACCGTGTTTGACATGTCAGGTAAAATGATCATTAACCAAATGTTAAATACCGGATCAACACAAGTTGACATGAGTGCTTTTACATCTGGAAATTATATTGTTAAAATTGATGCTAAAGATGGTGTAAGCACGAAAGAAGTTTATATTAATTAA
- a CDS encoding DUF1015 domain-containing protein: MAIINPFKGWRPKPELAELVASRPYDVLNSEEAREEAAGNAVSFLHVCKPEIDLPENIDHYADAVYAKAAENWKRFQTDGTFNQDNKPCLYAYRQIMNGHAQIGLVANSSIEDYFNDIIKKHEFTRPDKENDRIRHMFELQCHPEPVFLTYPDVAAIDTIINEVVSTNAPINDFTAEDGIQHTFWVIDNDQHIAELVNLFQQSVPFTYIADGHHRSASSAKVGKRMGEANPDHTGKEEYNFFLSVIFPASQLMIMDYNRVIIDLNGHSKHDIIAALENNFIVERSVSTYKPENLHNFGMYIDNEWYKLTAKENTYDNNDPIAVLDVTILSNHILDPIFNIKDQRTDKRIDFVGGIRGLGELEKRVNSGEMKIAFSLYPVSIQQLINIADSGNVMPPKSTWFEPKLRSGLVVHTF, encoded by the coding sequence ATGGCAATCATTAACCCTTTTAAAGGATGGCGTCCTAAACCGGAACTGGCAGAATTAGTGGCGAGTCGCCCATATGACGTTTTAAACAGCGAAGAAGCAAGAGAAGAGGCTGCGGGAAATGCAGTGAGTTTTTTGCATGTTTGTAAACCCGAGATTGATCTTCCGGAGAATATTGATCATTACGCCGATGCAGTATATGCCAAGGCTGCTGAAAACTGGAAACGTTTTCAAACTGACGGAACTTTTAACCAGGACAATAAACCTTGTTTATATGCCTACCGTCAGATCATGAACGGTCATGCTCAAATTGGGTTAGTAGCTAATTCAAGTATTGAGGATTATTTTAACGATATCATCAAAAAACATGAATTTACACGACCTGACAAAGAAAATGACCGCATAAGACATATGTTTGAATTACAATGCCATCCGGAACCGGTTTTTTTAACCTATCCTGATGTGGCTGCCATTGATACTATAATTAATGAGGTTGTAAGTACCAATGCACCAATAAATGATTTTACTGCTGAGGACGGAATACAACATACTTTTTGGGTAATTGATAATGATCAGCATATTGCTGAACTTGTAAATTTATTTCAACAATCTGTTCCATTTACTTATATCGCTGATGGTCATCACCGCAGTGCATCCAGTGCAAAGGTTGGAAAACGTATGGGAGAGGCAAATCCAGATCATACCGGCAAAGAGGAATATAATTTCTTTTTAAGTGTGATCTTTCCTGCAAGCCAGTTAATGATAATGGATTATAATAGAGTAATCATTGACCTGAACGGACATTCCAAACATGATATCATTGCTGCTTTAGAAAATAATTTTATTGTGGAACGAAGTGTTTCTACCTATAAACCGGAAAATCTTCACAACTTCGGAATGTATATTGATAATGAATGGTATAAACTTACTGCAAAAGAAAACACTTACGATAACAATGATCCTATCGCAGTGCTTGATGTTACTATTTTATCAAATCATATTTTAGATCCCATCTTTAATATTAAAGATCAGCGAACAGATAAAAGAATTGATTTTGTTGGTGGAATAAGAGGATTGGGTGAACTCGAAAAAAGAGTGAACAGCGGAGAAATGAAGATCGCATTTAGTTTATATCCCGTTTCAATTCAACAATTAATAAATATTGCAGATTCCGGAAATGTAATGCCGCCTAAAAGTACTTGGTTTGAACCGAAGTTGAGAAGTGGTTTGGTAGTGCATACTTTTTGA
- a CDS encoding cystathionine gamma-synthase, giving the protein MKFNTKVIHAGIEPDPSTGAIMTPIFQTSTYVQNAPGDHKGYEYARTQNPTRDALQKNLAALENGNFGICFASGLAATDGIIKLFSQGDEIISTNDLYGGSYRAFTKVYARFGMKFHFADLTDPESIIPLINPNTKMIWIETPTNPMLRIIDIEAICKIAKAHNILVCVDNTFASPYLQTPLDLGADIVMHSATKYLGGHSDVIHGCVIVKDKALADQLYFLQNATGAVPGPQDCFLILRGIKTLHLRVQRSCENAEKIAHFLRSHSKIEKVYWPGFTDHPNHDIAKKQMRMFGAMVSFTLKGDDFTEATKILSSTHLFSLAESLGGVESLIGHPASMTHASIPKEERLKNGLVDSLIRLSVGVEDVEDLIQDLENALS; this is encoded by the coding sequence ATGAAATTTAATACGAAGGTTATACATGCGGGGATAGAACCGGATCCATCTACAGGGGCCATTATGACTCCTATTTTTCAAACATCTACATATGTGCAGAATGCACCGGGTGATCACAAAGGCTATGAATATGCCCGGACACAAAATCCAACAAGGGATGCATTGCAGAAAAATCTTGCGGCATTGGAAAATGGAAATTTCGGGATTTGTTTTGCAAGTGGATTAGCAGCTACCGACGGTATAATTAAATTATTCAGTCAGGGAGATGAAATAATTTCCACCAACGATCTTTATGGTGGATCGTACAGGGCTTTTACAAAGGTGTATGCACGATTCGGAATGAAATTTCATTTTGCAGATCTTACAGATCCGGAAAGTATAATTCCGCTTATCAATCCAAATACTAAAATGATCTGGATAGAAACACCCACAAATCCAATGTTGCGTATAATAGATATTGAAGCAATTTGTAAAATTGCAAAGGCACACAATATATTGGTTTGTGTGGATAATACTTTTGCTTCGCCATATTTACAAACTCCACTTGATCTTGGTGCTGATATTGTGATGCATTCTGCAACTAAATATTTAGGTGGACATAGCGATGTAATTCACGGTTGTGTAATTGTGAAGGATAAAGCGCTCGCTGATCAATTATATTTTTTACAAAATGCAACAGGCGCAGTACCTGGTCCGCAGGATTGTTTTTTAATATTACGCGGAATTAAAACATTGCATTTACGTGTTCAAAGAAGCTGCGAGAATGCCGAAAAAATTGCACATTTCCTCCGTAGCCATTCCAAAATAGAAAAGGTATATTGGCCTGGATTTACTGATCATCCTAATCATGATATTGCAAAAAAACAAATGCGCATGTTCGGTGCTATGGTTTCCTTTACTTTAAAGGGAGATGATTTTACAGAAGCCACCAAAATTTTATCCTCCACACATTTATTTTCACTTGCCGAAAGTTTAGGTGGAGTGGAAAGTTTGATTGGACATCCTGCAAGTATGACACACGCATCCATTCCAAAAGAGGAACGCTTAAAAAACGGATTAGTTGATTCCCTGATAAGATTAAGTGTTGGTGTTGAAGATGTTGAGGATCTGATACAGGATCTCGAGAATGCTTTAAGTTAA
- a CDS encoding PrsW family intramembrane metalloprotease, producing the protein MNLNTLALFFLAVGPAAAIIIFFYAKDKHDREPFGVLLRSFLAGCFSVLPAIVLESALPMFVPGSTGPSLISIAIYTFIIIAASEEFSKYIFLRYYAYKKPSFNEPYDGIIYAVMVGMGFATVENLMYIFGADTLGAAWGTAGLRAVTAVPAHATFAAIMGYFMGLAKFNHANEKSLMFRGFLMATILHGFYDFFLFQNLTVGLYIGAVASLIIGLRFTIRAMKLHKQNPNSFKQTTNTLDSVLFEEPDRGFDSPTRPK; encoded by the coding sequence ATGAATCTAAATACACTTGCACTTTTTTTTCTTGCAGTTGGACCTGCCGCTGCCATTATAATTTTTTTCTATGCAAAGGATAAACACGACAGAGAGCCTTTTGGCGTTTTGTTGCGCAGTTTCCTTGCAGGATGTTTTAGTGTGCTACCGGCAATTGTTCTGGAAAGTGCACTGCCAATGTTTGTTCCGGGAAGTACAGGGCCCTCGTTAATTTCCATTGCAATATATACTTTCATCATAATTGCAGCGAGTGAAGAATTTTCAAAATATATTTTCCTACGCTATTATGCATATAAAAAACCATCTTTTAACGAACCTTACGACGGAATTATTTATGCTGTAATGGTGGGAATGGGTTTTGCCACCGTGGAAAATCTTATGTATATTTTTGGTGCAGACACGCTCGGTGCAGCATGGGGCACTGCAGGATTAAGAGCGGTTACAGCAGTTCCGGCACATGCAACTTTTGCTGCTATCATGGGATATTTTATGGGGCTTGCCAAATTCAACCATGCAAACGAAAAATCATTAATGTTTCGCGGGTTTTTAATGGCAACTATTTTACATGGATTTTACGACTTTTTCTTATTCCAAAATTTAACAGTGGGTTTATATATTGGCGCTGTTGCTTCCCTCATAATTGGTTTGCGTTTTACAATTAGAGCGATGAAATTGCACAAACAAAATCCGAATTCCTTTAAACAAACTACTAATACTCTTGATTCTGTTTTATTTGAAGAACCTGATCGTGGATTTGATTCGCCAACAAGGCCAAAATAG
- a CDS encoding TIGR02757 family protein has product MTHEELKEFLDRQFNLFNRPDFIINDPVSVPHKFTKLQDIEIIGFWTAILAWGQRVTIINKANELIQLLENAPFDFIVNHEEKHLKRFENFKHRTFNYTDTLYFIHVLKKIYTTHKSLEETFLFSGYEKEITVENMLINFHKNFFDDAVAPHRTKKHVPTPASKSTCKRLNMFLRWMVRKDDKGVDFGVWNSIRPDQLICPLDVHVERIARRLQLISRKQNDWQTAKELTLNLKKFDASDPVKYDFALFGTGVMEKNGMIF; this is encoded by the coding sequence ATGACACATGAAGAACTCAAGGAATTTTTAGATCGCCAATTTAATTTATTTAATAGACCTGATTTTATCATCAATGATCCGGTATCTGTTCCGCATAAATTTACTAAATTACAGGACATTGAGATCATTGGTTTTTGGACAGCAATACTTGCATGGGGTCAACGCGTTACCATTATCAACAAAGCGAATGAACTTATTCAATTACTGGAAAATGCTCCCTTTGATTTTATAGTAAATCATGAGGAAAAACATTTGAAGAGATTTGAAAACTTTAAGCACCGCACATTTAATTATACTGATACTTTATATTTTATTCATGTTTTAAAAAAGATTTATACTACACATAAATCTTTAGAGGAAACGTTCCTGTTTTCCGGCTACGAAAAGGAAATTACTGTGGAGAATATGCTCATAAATTTCCACAAAAACTTTTTTGATGATGCGGTTGCTCCGCACAGAACCAAAAAACATGTCCCGACTCCCGCCTCCAAAAGCACCTGCAAAAGATTGAATATGTTTTTGCGTTGGATGGTGCGGAAAGATGATAAAGGCGTGGATTTCGGTGTGTGGAATTCCATACGTCCAGATCAACTGATATGCCCGCTTGACGTGCATGTTGAGCGAATTGCAAGAAGATTGCAACTCATCAGCAGAAAACAAAACGACTGGCAGACCGCTAAGGAATTAACCTTAAATTTAAAAAAATTTGATGCATCCGATCCTGTAAAGTACGACTTTGCGTTATTTGGAACAGGGGTGATGGAAAAAAATGGCATGATATTTTAA